The Desulfovibrio fairfieldensis sequence GGGGGCGGCTCCAATCCGTTGCAAATGGTCTTGCAGATCGCCATCATCGCTCTGGCCGTGGCCACATCTGTTTTTTTGGGGCCTGGAGCATTCGGCATCGCGGGGCTTGGATTGAATTCTTTTGTCGCGAGTCTGGCCGGCGCGGGCGTCATGATTCTCGGCACCATGCTCATGGGGCAGCTCTTCCCCCAGAGCTTGCCGCAGGGACAACTCAGCGCCAATGCCGCGGCCGCCGCCAGCCCCACCTATTCCATCAACGCCTCGGGCAATCAGGCGCGCCTGTATCAGCCGGAGCCCGAAGGTTTCGGGCGCATGAAGATCGTGCCCGACTTTGTGGCCAACACCTGGACGCAGTATGTGGGCAATGACCAGATCGGCTATTTTGTTTACGGCATCGGACGCGGCCGCTACGAGGCGGAAAGCCTGCAATTCGGGGAAAGCGTTTTCTGGCGTGACGGCGAGCTGGTGGAAGGTTCCCCCTACGAGATCCAGGATATCCAGTTTGTGGAGCCGGGCCAGGCCGTGACCATTTTTCCGGACAACGTGATCGCCTCGGACGAAGTGAACGGCCAGGAGCTGTTTGCGCCCAACGATGCGGAATACGACGGGGTCATCGGGCCGTACACGACAAATTCGCCGGGCACAAAAACCAACAAGCTGCTGTTTGATTTTGTCCTGCAAACGGGCCTGGGCCATTACAATGATCAGGGCGACCTCGAAAACTACTCGGTCTCCTGGAAAATCGAATACCGGGCCGTGGATGATTTCGGCAACCCGGGGTCCGAGTGGGCCGTGCTCGATACGCCGTCCATGACCGCCGCCACGCTCACGCCCCAGCGCCTGACAAAGACTTACGATGTGGCCGAGGGCCGCTATCAGGCCCGCGTGGTCCGTACCTCCAACACCACGGGCGACGGCCGGACCCTGGATACCCTTGTCTGGGGAGCCATGCGGGCCATACTGCCCGGCACATACGCCTATCCCATTTCCTGCATTGCCTTCTCCATTAAGGCCTCCAACGCCCTGACGCAAAACGCCAGCACGCGGTTTTCCGTCATCGCCACGCGCAAGCTGCCGCTCTATGACCGGGCCACAAAAACGTGGAGCGACGAAACGCCCACCCGCTCCTGGGCCGCCGCTGTGGCTCATGTCTGCAAATGCGAGTGGGGCGGGCGGGTTTCCGACGCCAATATCGACCTGGACGCCCTCTGGGCCATCGACGAAAAGCTCCAGGCCAGGGGCTGGCAGTACGATTCCTATATCGACGGGGCCTATCTGGTCTGGCCGCTCCTTGTGGAGATGTGCCAGAGCCAGTGCGTCATCCCCCGTTTCGTCGGCCCGGTGCTCTCCTTTGTCATGGACGCCGCCGACAGGCCGCCGGTTTTCGCGCTCACGCCACGCAACATCGTCCGCAATTCTTTTTCCGTGACCTACGCGACATGGAGCGACGAGACGCCGGACGATGTAACCGTGGAGTATCTGGACGCGGATTACGGCTACCAGCAGCGGGACGTGACCGCCACCTTGCCGGAATCCGAGAGCCGTGAGCCGTCCGGCCTGAACATCCTGGGCATCACCAGCCGCGAGCACGCCCACAAGGTGGCCGTGGCCTATGCCGCGCATAACCGCTGGCAGCGCGTGATTGTGGAGTGCCAGGTGGAGGCCTTGGGCCGCGTTATCAACCGGGGCGACGTCTGCACAGTGGCCCACCCGCGCTTCAGGAATACGGCGGCCGGAGCCGTGGCGGCCTGGGATGAAGGCGGGCTGGAAATCAGCCTTAAACGGGACATGGGCCGGACCGGCGCGGATACGGATGAAGGCGATGGATATATCGCCCTGACCAGGCAGGACGGCTCCATCTGGGGGCCGTGCAAACTGGCGGCGCTGGAAGACTCCACGGCCATCCTGGACAGCGCCGATTATGCGACTCTGCTGCTCCAGGGCCAGGGCAACCCCTTTGAATGGCTTACCTCCGGCATGGACCGCCTGCCCACCACCTGGACGCTGTACACGTCGCGGGTCTACCAGCGGCTCATGGTGGTGGATTCCGTCACCACGCAGGATTTTTTGCACTACTCCCTCAAGCTGCTCAATTACGATGATCGCATCTACCAGTATGGCGATATGGAAACGCCACCCTGGCAGGGGCGCGGCCAGATTCCCGTGATTGAAACCCTTGATGCTCCCGAAAATCTTCGGGGCGTCATCAAGGCCCCTGAAACGGTAACACTGGTCTGGATGTCGGTTCCGGGAGCGTCCTGGTACGAGGTGGAAACCTCCGCCACGGGAGAGAGCTGGGTCAACCTCGGCCGCTCCAACGTCACGCAGATGACCGTCACGGTTGCGCCCGGCGTCATTTACGCCCGCGTGCGTGCGGCCTCCGACACCCTGCAAAGCGGCTGGGCCATGTGGGAGGGGGATACAAGCATCCCGACGCCGGACGCCCCGGCACCTGTCCTTGATGGCGAGTATGCGGGCGCGAGCGCCACAATCTCCTGGGAGCCGGTGGAACACGCCGAAGGCTATGCCGTGGCTCTCAAAAGCGGCGGCCAAACTCTATATACCAGCCGCGTGGCGTCCGGCCCGTTTGAGGTGACACCGGAAATACAGGAGGGCGGCCCCTTCCGGGAGCTTGAATGCATGGTCAGCGCCGTGGGCGCGGCAGGGTCTTCGCCGGAAGCGACGGTCGCGCTTTCCGACCCGGCCCCGGTCGCGCCGGTGGATGCGGAAGTTGTTATCGGGACATCCGGAGTGACGCTGCAATCGGTGACGCCGGACGAGGCCCCGGACAAAACCGGCTACGTCATCGTGCGCGGCGATGCGACGGACTTCACAGCGGCCCAGGCGGCAGAATTGCGGCAGACGGCGGCGTTGCCCTATGTCTGGGACGGTCTCGCGGCCGGAACATACTACTTTCGCGTTGCCGTAAAGGACGCCTTTTTCGACCTCGCCCGCAATCCGCTGAGCCTGAACTGGAGCCCGGTGCTGGCGGTGGAAATATCCGGAGGCGGCGATGGCCAGTGATCTGTTCAAATGGCCTGACTGGATGCCTCTGGCCCAGCAGTCCGGCTACGGCTACGAGCCCGCGGACAGGCGCACCCGCACGGACATGGAAGTGGGCAGCGTGCTCCGCGTCAATTTCGATACGGATGAAACCACGCTGAACTGCGCGCTGATTCTGACGCAATTTCAGGCGGCCTGGCTGGAAGCCTTTGAGCGCGGGGCCCTGCACCAGGGCGCGCAGTGGCTTGAGATGCCCATCCAGACCGGCGGCTGCATTGAATGGCATACGGTGCGCTTCGCGTCCCGGCCCAAGGTCGCGGGCGTCAACGCGCTCTATACCACCTACACGCTTCAGCTCGACCTCGAAAAGCGCGAGCTGGCCATGGGCGACGAGCTGGCTGAATTGCTGGTCTGCGTCGCGCCTGAGGACTTGATAGAGGCGGTGGATACCGTGAAGGCTTTTGTGGGCGCGCTTCCGGCGTTGCGAGTTCCCGATTTCTGGATTTACGGCTGTCTGCACAGGAGGCTGGAGTATGAGTACGGGCTGCGGTGATATCGCCAAGCTGCTTGAGGCGGCGCACGCCCTCGTCGTGTACCGCGATACCATAGACAAATGGCTGAACGGCACGGAAGTCGAGGATGTGATCCTGGGCGGCGTGTCCGTGCCGACCCTGCGTAAACTGGTCGCCACCATTGACGAGCGCCACAGCCGCATCGCGGAACAGGTGGTGGAGCAGGCCGGCGCGCGTTTCACGGTCCTGGCCGAACGTATGCAGGCCAAAGTGGACGAAGCCGCCGCCCTGCTGGATCAGGTGAAAAGCGTCACCGTCACGGCCACCACCCTCGCGCCGGGTGCCGAGGCCAGCGCCGGTTACGATCCGGCCACGGGCCGGATCACGCTGGGGCTGCCCAGGGGGAACACCGGAGGCACAGGCGAGGCCGGACCGGCTGGGAGCGCTCTCATCGGCTACCTGGATGCGGGGGAACCGGGACGCGCAGTCATACAATACATCGACGCCGGGGAGCCTTCCGCCCCGGAAGGAGGAGAGTGATATGAGTCAGGCAAGCGTCCCCGTGGCGAATGGTTACAAGGCGTTCGGCGGCACCACGGCGCAGTGGGCCGCGTCGGA is a genomic window containing:
- a CDS encoding host specificity factor TipJ family phage tail protein, encoding MISVAHVLPDGTVKESFEMADGMTLEQAARTICPDSGGKFPAPVIAIVGSKPAVRELGDWEYPLGDGALVQFRQLALGGGGGGGSNPLQMVLQIAIIALAVATSVFLGPGAFGIAGLGLNSFVASLAGAGVMILGTMLMGQLFPQSLPQGQLSANAAAAASPTYSINASGNQARLYQPEPEGFGRMKIVPDFVANTWTQYVGNDQIGYFVYGIGRGRYEAESLQFGESVFWRDGELVEGSPYEIQDIQFVEPGQAVTIFPDNVIASDEVNGQELFAPNDAEYDGVIGPYTTNSPGTKTNKLLFDFVLQTGLGHYNDQGDLENYSVSWKIEYRAVDDFGNPGSEWAVLDTPSMTAATLTPQRLTKTYDVAEGRYQARVVRTSNTTGDGRTLDTLVWGAMRAILPGTYAYPISCIAFSIKASNALTQNASTRFSVIATRKLPLYDRATKTWSDETPTRSWAAAVAHVCKCEWGGRVSDANIDLDALWAIDEKLQARGWQYDSYIDGAYLVWPLLVEMCQSQCVIPRFVGPVLSFVMDAADRPPVFALTPRNIVRNSFSVTYATWSDETPDDVTVEYLDADYGYQQRDVTATLPESESREPSGLNILGITSREHAHKVAVAYAAHNRWQRVIVECQVEALGRVINRGDVCTVAHPRFRNTAAGAVAAWDEGGLEISLKRDMGRTGADTDEGDGYIALTRQDGSIWGPCKLAALEDSTAILDSADYATLLLQGQGNPFEWLTSGMDRLPTTWTLYTSRVYQRLMVVDSVTTQDFLHYSLKLLNYDDRIYQYGDMETPPWQGRGQIPVIETLDAPENLRGVIKAPETVTLVWMSVPGASWYEVETSATGESWVNLGRSNVTQMTVTVAPGVIYARVRAASDTLQSGWAMWEGDTSIPTPDAPAPVLDGEYAGASATISWEPVEHAEGYAVALKSGGQTLYTSRVASGPFEVTPEIQEGGPFRELECMVSAVGAAGSSPEATVALSDPAPVAPVDAEVVIGTSGVTLQSVTPDEAPDKTGYVIVRGDATDFTAAQAAELRQTAALPYVWDGLAAGTYYFRVAVKDAFFDLARNPLSLNWSPVLAVEISGGGDGQ